The Primulina huaijiensis isolate GDHJ02 chromosome 12, ASM1229523v2, whole genome shotgun sequence genome has a window encoding:
- the LOC140989262 gene encoding uncharacterized protein, producing MTHHSNLQKIKVKIKQTLPINYLSITKREDSKKIIPESCNLFWKKSPTQVLSCHLLKMVTGDNAENSGGMRKTESLNSEGHIPLHVSTSQRGLVSDENTKNGFYDGFSKRMKFLKFGNLASTSAKFQRFADEKNEVSRAVPSSSSRHIRDRFNKIFSRKFDWNCLSRISKEWIMNPLNMALFIWIVCVAVSGAILFMVMTGMLNHSLPKKSQRDAWFEVNNQILNALFTLMCLYQHPKRIYHFALLIRWRSVDVLKLRKVYCKNGTYKPNEWMHMMIVVFLLNINCFAQYALCGLNLGYKRSERPPIGVGLCLSVAIGAPAIAGIYTSLSPLGKEYESDIDEESQITATTDDNTRQNQLRRSFEKRFSFAPRDERTVENRPQWSGGVLDFWDDISLAYLSLFCSFCVFGWNMERLGFGNMYVHIATFLLFCLAPFWIFNLAAINIDNETVRAALGVTGIFLCLFGLLYGGFWRIQMRKRFNLPPYNSCCGKPEAADCALWLFCCWCSLAQEVRTGNAYDVVEDKFYRKPVDGRPISPLPREDGEFEFRSGQNSPFWNSPSPPSHANSQAVYYSPGRHLSLIEEESSLQGKDETMIPPGPSIIQRDDI from the exons ATGACCCATCATTCAAAccttcaaaaaataaaagttaaaatCAAACAAACGCTACCGATAAATTATTTAAGTATTACGAAAAGAGAAGATTCAAAGAAAATCATCCCGGAAAGTTGCAATCTTTTCTGGAAGAAGTCGCCAACCCAAGTCCTTTCTTGCCATCTGCT TAAGATGGTAACAGGTGATAATGCTGAGAACAGCGGTGGAATGAGGAAAACGGAGTCGCTAAACTCTGAGGGCCACATACCTCTGCACGTCTCTACTTCACAAAGAGGTCTTGTAAGTGACGAAAATACAAAAAATGGATTCTATGATGGTTTTTCCAAAAGGATGAAGTTCCTTAAATTTGGTAATTTGGCTTCAACATCTGCAAAATTTCAACGATTTGCTGACGAAAAGAACGAAGTATCACGCGCTGTACCTTCATCTAGCAGTCGGCATATTCGTGATCGTTTTAACAAGATATTTTCTCGAAAATTTGATTGGAACTGCCTTTCGAGAATCAGCAAAGAATGGATAATGAACCCCTTGAATATGGCCCTTTTTATCTGGATAGTATGTGTTGCTGTGTCTGGCGCAATTCTATTCATGGTCATGACGGGAATGTTAAACCATTCACTCCCAAAAAAATCACAGAGGGATGCTTGGTTCGAAGTCAATAATCAAATTCTGAACGCCTTATTCACCCTTATGTGTTTATACCAACACCCTAAACGAATTTATCACTTTGCATTACTAATAAGATGGAGGTCAGTAGATGTTTTGAAGCTCCGAAAAGTTTACTGCAAAAACGGCACCTATAAACCAAACGAATGGATGCACATGATGATTGTCGTTTTTCTTCTCAATATCAACTGTTTTGCTCAATATGCGCTGTGTGGTCTAAACTTGGGATACAAGAGGTCGGAACGGCCACCTATAGGGGTCGGATTATGCTTATCTGTTGCGATTGGCGCGCCTGCAATTGCCGGGATTTACACCTCTCTTAGCCCTCTCGGGAAAGAATACGAGTCTGATATTGATGAAGAATCACAAATTACGGCTACAACTGATGATAATACTAGACAGAATCAGTTGAGAAGATCTTTCGAAAAACGATTCTCATTTGCACCAAGAGATGAAAGAACTGTTGAGAATCGACCCCAATGGAGCGGCGGAGTTCTTGATTTTTGGGACGACATTTCTCTAGCTTACTTATCATTGTTCTGCAGTTTCTGCGTGTTTGGGTGGAACATGGAGAGACTCGGGTTTGGCAACATGTATGTTCACATTGCAACTTTTCTTCTATTCTGCTTGGCTCCCTTTTGGATTTTCAATCTTGCAGCCATTAACATAGATAACGAGACAGTAAGAGCCGCCTTAGGAGTCACTGGGATTTTCCTTTGTCTATTTGGGTTACTCTATGGTGGATTTTGGAGGATTCAGATGAGAAAAAGATTCAATCTTCCTCCATACAATTCTTGTTGTGGTAAACCAGAAGCCGCGGATTGTGCTCTCTGGCTGTTTTGTTGTTGGTGCTCTCTAGCTCAAGAAGTGAGAACCGGGAACGCTTATGATGTTGTAGAGGACAAGTTTTACAGGAAACCGGTCGATGGGCGGCCTATCTCCCCGTTGCCTCGAGAGGATGGGGAATTTGAATTTAGGTCTGGACAGAATTCCCCGTTTTGGAACAGCCCTTCTCCTCCATCACATGCCAATTCGCAGGCGGTCTACTATAGTCCAGGGAGGCATCTTTCTTTAATAGAAGAAGAAAGTAGTTTACAAGGTAAAGATGAAACCATGATTCCTCCTGGCCCTTCGATTATACAAAGAGACGACATTTGA